A single window of Sparus aurata chromosome 12, fSpaAur1.1, whole genome shotgun sequence DNA harbors:
- the LOC115592721 gene encoding uncharacterized protein LOC115592721 yields the protein MTSPPLFTDPPPESTTETPTPDVTMATGKTKGSVKHEDIISKSLLVHSGSPAVYQLRPKKEEIGSLRRMTLGEKDLNKSNRTILLVGETGAGKSALVNTLVNYTMGVKWEDDVWFQIVDEEKRNQSESQTSDVIVYQIFGFEGKTLPYSLTIIDTPGYGVTGGIEHDVIISERLLDWFRSADGVHEINAVGLVLKAAVNRLDDRLMYIFDSVVSLFGKNMEQNIIALITHSSGPAYKNALKALEAANIKCAKDEKNQPVHFLFDNCQQEDRTEDPEEKLQRAFTETTGGLKKFTDFLEKTKPQQLKTTQDVLKSRIRLTACIQNLKEKIQSTELQQREIQQTQEALKKHEEEMKSNEKFTVDVDEPYKEKLTINKGYWGLFFYEGAVCCTVCEENCHHPGCTKAWYPKHCEVMKDGRCTSCTRKCPVSDHVKEDWIYVTKTRRVKKTLQDMKEKYEKNKEEHESKLSLLEILEKKMKELEKEKDQMLDESFHHVVNLEQIALKVDSLSTLVHLDFLIEKMKEKGDTEKIQKLEEMKRRVEEDKGVLAALHSARRTKCL from the exons ATGACCAGTCCACCTTTattcactgatccacctcctgAATCTACAACAGAG ACACCAACACCAGacgtcaccatggcaacagg gaaaacaaaaggcTCAGTGAAACACGAGGACATCATCTCGAAGAGTCTTCTCGTCCATTCAGGATCTCCTGCTGTCTACCAGCTGAGACCAAAGAAAGAGGAGATTGGATCTCTAAGAAGAATGACTCTTGGTGAAAAAGATCTGAACAAGTCAAACAGAACCATCTTACTTGTTGGAGAAACAGGAGCAGGAAAATCTGCTCTGGTCAACACTCTGGTCAACTACACCATGGGAGTGAAGTGGGAGGACGATGTCTGGTTTCAGATTGTAGACGAGGAGAAGAGAAACCAATCAGAGAGTCAGACATCAGATGTGATCGTGTACCAGATCTTTGGATTTGAAGGTAAAACTCTGCCCTACTCTCTGACCATCATCGATACTCCTGGATACGGAGTTACAGGAGGGATTGaacatgatgtcatcatcagtgAAAGATTATTAGACTGGTTCCGCTCAGCAGATGGAGTTCATGAGATTAATGCAGTGGGTCTGGTGCTGAAAGCAGCTGTGAATCGATTGGATGATCGACTGATGTACATCTTTGATTCAGTGGTGTCTCTGTTTGGAAAAAACATGGAGCAGAACATCATCGCCCTCATCACACACTCAAGTGGTCCAGCATATAAAAATGCTCTGAAAGCTCTCGAGGCTGCAAACATTAAATGTGCCAAAGATGAAAAGAATCAGCcggttcacttcctgtttgataaCTGCCAGCAAGAAGACAGGACAGAGGACCCAGAAGAAAAGCTTCAACGtgcatttacagaaacaacTGGAGGACTGAAGAAGTTCACAGACTTTCTGGAAAAAACTAAACCACAACAGCTGAAGACAACTCAAGATGTTCTGAAGTCCCGAATCAGACTGACAGCCTGCATCCAAAACCTGAAAGAGAAGATTCAGTCGACTGAACTACAACAGAGAGAAATCCAACAGACCCAGGAAGCTCTGAAGAAACAtgaagaagagatgaagagtAATGAGAAGTTCACTGTAGACGTTGATGAGCCCTACAAAGAGAAACTAACTATTAATAAGGGATATTGGGGGTTGTTCTTTTATGAAGGAGCTGTCTGCTGTACAGTCTGTGAGGAGAACTGTCACCATCCTGGATGCACAAAGGCCTGGTATCCAAAGCACTGTGAGGTCATGAAAGATGGCCGCTGCACTTCATGTACCAGGAAGTGTCCTGTGTCAGATCATGTGAAAGAAGACTGGATCTATGTGACCAAGACAAGAAGAGTTAAAAAGACCCTACAAGATATGAAAGAAAAGTATGAAAAGAACAAGGAGGAACATGAGAGCAAGTTGAGCCTTTTGGAAATTCttgagaagaaaatgaaagaacttGAGAAAGAGAAGGATCAGATGTTGGATGAATCCTTCCATCATGTTGTCAATCTGGAGCAGATCGCTCTGAAAGTTGATTCACTGTCCACTCTGGTCCACTTGGACTTCCTGATTGAGAAGATGAAGGAGAAAGGAGACACAGAGAAGATCCAGAAactggaggagatgaagagacgAGTTGAGGAGGATAAAGGAGTTCTAGCAGCACTGCATAGCGCCAGAAGAACAAAGTGTCTTTAG